A DNA window from Impatiens glandulifera chromosome 7, dImpGla2.1, whole genome shotgun sequence contains the following coding sequences:
- the LOC124910196 gene encoding soluble inorganic pyrophosphatase 4-like gives MAPPIETPEGSSPIEHHEKAQTFHKSTHPHTPLNERILSSMTRKSVAAHPWHDLEIGPGAPTIFNCVVEISRGSKVKYELDKKTGMIKVDRVLYSSVVYPHNYGFIPRTLCEDNDPMDVLVIMQEPVLPGCFLRAKAIGLMPMIDQGEKDDKIIAVCADDPEYRHYSDIKELPPHRLTEIRRFFEEYKKNENKEVAVDDFLPASKAYDAIQHSMDLYADYIVESLRR, from the exons ATGGCTCCACCAATTGAGACTCCAGAAGGCTCTTCACCAATTGAGCATCATGAAAAAGCACAAACTTTCCACAAATCAACGCATCCCCATACACCTCTAAACGAAAGAATACTTTCATCAATGACCAGAAAATCTGTTGCTGCTCATCCTTGGCATGATCTGGAGATAG GACCTGGTGCTCCTACGATTTTCAACTGT GTGGTAGAGATCAGCAGGGGTAGCAAGGTGAAATATGAGCTTGACAAGAAAACTGGAATGATTAAG GTTGACCGTGTGTTATATTCATCGGTTGTTTACCCACACAACTACGGCTTCATACCTCGTACCCTTTGTGAGGATAATGACCCCATGGATGTGTTGGTTATCATGCAA GAACCAGTTCTTCCTGGGTGCTTTCTCCGGGCAAAAGCCATAGGACTGATGCCTATGATTGACCAG GGTGAAAAAGATGACAAGATAATTGCTGTTTGTGCCGATGATCCTGAATATCGTCACTACAGTGATATCAAAGAACTGCCTCCCCATAGGCTTACTGAGATCCGCCGCTTCTTTGAGGAAT ATAAGAAAAATGAGAACAAGGAAGTAGCTGTTGATGACTTCCTGCCAGCTTCAAAGGCATATGATGCAATCCAACACTCCAT GGATCTTTATGCTGACTACATTGTGGAGAGCTTGAGGCGTTAG